Within the Candidatus Deferrimicrobiaceae bacterium genome, the region TGGAGGCGAACACCTGCTCCCGCGCCTCGGCGAAGGATACGCCGTGCGCCGCCATGTGCCCCCGGATGCGCTCCAGTACGAGGAAGGCCGAGTGGCCCTCGTTCATATGGTAGACGGTCGGGGTGATCCCGAGGGCGCGCAGCGCCCGGACTCCCCCGATGCCGAGGATGATCTCCTGCCGGATCCGCATCTCCCGGTCACCGCCGTAGAGCGTTCCCGTAATCTCCCGCGCGCGGGGGGAGTTCTCCTTCACGTTGGTGTCCAGGAGGTAGAGGGGGACGCGGCCGATCTGGACCCGCCAGATCCTCGCCTGGACCTTCTCCCCCGCCAGGTCCACCTCGATCCGGAGCGACTTCCCGGCGGCGTCCCGCTCCATCGTGACGGGCATGTTGTACCAGTCGTTGTCCAGGTAGAGCTCCTGCTGCCAGCCGTCGAGGGAGAGGATCTGGCGGAAATACCCCTTCTGGTACAGAAGCCCCACGCCGACCAGCGGCAGGCCGAGGTCGGAGGCCGACTTCAGGGTGTCTCCCGAAAGGACGCCTAAGCCTCCCGAATAGATCGGGAGACCCTCGTCGATCCCGAACTCGCAGGAAAAGTACGCGGCCCGGAACTCCTTCTCCTCCCCGTGCGCCTCCCGGAACCATCCCGGCGCCTTGAGGTAGTCGACCAGGGACTGGTGGACCCTCTTGACATTGGCCACGAAGCTCTCGTCCCGGGCCGCCTCCTCCAGGTTCTCCTGGGAGAGGGAACCG harbors:
- the glgP gene encoding alpha-glucan family phosphorylase; the protein is MKIREFHVRPNLPPELKPLQEIAMNLWFSWNWEAVQLFIRLNTDLWDKSYQNPVLMLGSLSQENLEEAARDESFVANVKRVHQSLVDYLKAPGWFREAHGEEKEFRAAYFSCEFGIDEGLPIYSGGLGVLSGDTLKSASDLGLPLVGVGLLYQKGYFRQILSLDGWQQELYLDNDWYNMPVTMERDAAGKSLRIEVDLAGEKVQARIWRVQIGRVPLYLLDTNVKENSPRAREITGTLYGGDREMRIRQEIILGIGGVRALRALGITPTVYHMNEGHSAFLVLERIRGHMAAHGVSFAEAREQVFAS